A window from Cryptomeria japonica chromosome 1, Sugi_1.0, whole genome shotgun sequence encodes these proteins:
- the LOC131030773 gene encoding leucine-rich repeat receptor-like protein kinase PEPR1 codes for MKMRSLLCITIHLAVAAIALGPHFIGALNSDGTVLISLLKNLNGPANVFSSWRSSDENPCNWEGVFCHADHTVRVLNLTDRQISGTLSPAIGGLHNLKELYLDINSLSGTIPPELGNCTKMEFLYLSSNNLHGRIPAQLGGLKSLRSLSLYNNFLSGSIPHSIFELPLLEAIYLNTNNLTGPIPSNVGNVRGLSKLWLGQNSLTGAIPLSIANCSHLTELYLHDNRLAGDLPEFLGRLSKLEYLYVTSNNLGGRIPKSLGNCANLIEVEFSNNHFRGEFPEELGKCTNLTMISATQNQLTGPIPAALGSLQYLKQLYLNQNFLSGGIPAELGNCSLLVDLRLHINKLQGFIPPVLGKLQNLQILFVSNNSLEGQIPPQLFEAKSLQELYLYRNRLTGSIPPEITDLKNLRYVFLFDNQLSGSIPPTLGARSNLTGIDFTGNQLTGSIPPTLCSSGKLKLLLVVGNQLEGRIPPEIEKCSSLSRLILSHNRLSGFLSSNFLVTNHNVDHLDMKGNKLEGTVPSSLEHCKNLSFMDLSMNELSGALPPQLGQLSKLKLLNLGSNRLSGSIPDSIGHLSELQSMDLSSNNLSGSIPPALDGMSSLVHVNISNNHLTGCIPKSWSKLWNSSPSSFSGNPGLCLAENDGKILCKCKSKQHGMGGQSSHHRIGRWGLDRIVRF; via the coding sequence ATGAAAATGCGGAGTTTACTATGCATTACTATCCATCTGGCGGTGGCTGCGATTGCACTGGGGCCACATTTCATCGGAGCACTGAACAGCGATGGAACAGTTctgatttctcttctaaaaaactTGAATGGCCCTGCTAATGTCTTTAGCAGTTGGAGATCCTCCGATGAAAATCCATGCAACTGGGAAGGAGTTTTCTGTCATGCAGATCACACTGTGCGTGTTCTCAATCTCACGGACCGCCAAATCTCTGGAACTCTGTCTCCTGCTATCGGTGGTCTCCACAATTTGAAAGAGCTCTATCTGGATATCAACTCCCTGTCTGGTACCATTCCTCCAGAGCTTGGAAATTGCACAAAGATGGAATTTTTATATCTCTCCAGCAATAATCTCCACGGCAGAATCCCTGCGCAATTGGGTGGCCTCAAAAGCCTCAGATCGTTGTCGCTCTATAACAACTTTCTCAGCGGAAGCATTCCTCATTCTATTTTCGAGCTTCCCCTGTTGGAGGCGATTTATCTGAATACCAACAATTTGACTGGACCGATCCCTTCAAATGTTGGAAATGTCAGAGGCCTTTCCAAGCTATGGCTCGGGCAAAATTCTTTGACTGGAGCGATACCTTTATCCATTGCCAATTGTTCACATCTCACAGAGCTTTATCTGCATGATAATCGGTTAGCTGGAGATTTGCCCGAATTCCTTGGCCGGCTTTCGAAATTAGAGTACCTTTATGTTACTTCCAATAATCTTGGAGGCCGAATTCCCAAATCGCTTGGTAACTGCGCAAATCTCATTGAGGTTGAATTCTCCAACAATCATTTCAGAGGTGAATTTCCAGAGGAGCTTGGCAAGTGCACCAATCTCACCATGATTTCTGCCACCCAGAATCAGCTTACAGGGCCCATTCCAGCCGCTCTTGGATCACTGCAATACTTGAAGCAGCTTTACTTGAACCAAAACTTCCTCTCCGGTGGCATCCCTGCAGAACTTGGCAATTGCAGTCTTCTAGTGGACCTGAGGTTACATATAAACAAGTTACAGGGCTTCATCCCTCCTGTATTGGGTAAGTTGCAGAATTTACAGATTTTGTTCGTGTCCAACAATTCACTGGAAGGCCAGATTCCTCCACAGCTTTTTGAGGCCAAAAGCCTGCAAGAATTGTATTTGTACAGGAATCGTCTCACAGGAAGCATACCACCAGAGATTACCGATCTCAAGAATCTCAGATATGTATTTCTGTTTGATAACCAGCTGTCTGGCTCAATACCTCCCACACTGGGTGCCAGGAGCAATCTCACAGGAATTGATTTTACAGGGAACCAGCTCACAGGATCAATCCCTCCGACACTTTGTTCTTCAGGAAAGCTGAAGCTTTTACTCGTAGTAGGCAATCAGTTGGAAGGCCGAATTCCTCCAGAGATTGAGAAATGTTCAAGCTTGAGCCGATTGATTTTGAGCCACAACCGCTTATCTGGCTTCCTCTCTTCCAATTTCCTGGTTACCAATCATAATGTTGATCACTTGGATATGAAGGGCAATAAATTGGAAGGAACAGTACCATCGAGCCTTGAGCACTGCAAAAACCTGAGCTTTATGGATCTCTCCATGAATGAGCTCAGTGGTGCTCTTCCTCCACAATTGGGGCAATTGTCCAAGCTAAAGCTCTTGAATCTTGGCAGCAATAGATTGAGTGGTTCAATCCCAGATTCAATTGGGCATCTGAGTGAATTACAGAGCATGGATTTGTCGTCCAACAATTTAAGTGGCAGCATCCCCCCTGCACTAGATGGTATGTCGTCGCTCGTTCATGTAAACATCTCGAATAATCACCTGACCGGATGCATACCCAAGTCATGGTCTAAGCTGTGGAATTCTTCGCCGAGCTCATTCAGTGGCAACCCCGGTCTCTGCTTAGCAGAAAATGATGGGAAAATTCTCTGTAAGTGTAAGAGCAAACAACATGGAATGGGAGGCCAATCTTCGCATCACCGTATAGGCCGATGGGGACTTGACAGAATTGTGCGTTTCTGA